The following proteins come from a genomic window of Pichia kudriavzevii chromosome 1, complete sequence:
- a CDS encoding uncharacterized protein (PKUD0A09330; similar to Saccharomyces cerevisiae YGL151W (NUT1); ancestral locus Anc_2.316): protein MTTDGNLRQLESTLTLEKLLQVSIRRNYSPAVFYKLYKDFGHKQEYTRGEKLDPTPLYRGCDKHYLQREYIYEILVGSDLQNTHEELINYFVNISKGLPINDQVCLLLFINQFPEKFCWNLYGRSKLVLNALSQYGYHLMKNFNPNDAENVKLINCFVKLITYLVVNYEERNLEKEFDKFISVLLEWLRSNSLNSLQTLREGIETYNQSALNLAFPLKANGETLKPSKSGNSLVRINERETTRLLKLKKIIWLSQAITVEFTRLDENFVNNFKQLLSLSGMPTLDVIPTLITELFSGVFDGFQLSSAKTRHIWRTYIVFKIPFFLKNVLKIGQGVLEKQLSLLFSDHSGFVLKFNDMLLQLEESLTQLGLLKRNVLRLNRTSRIESETTMSATDLNHSFTQKFMECNPEFVSMKEAGIKEFILEISSSIQMVHKFCELVLESMNTFIMTGDTLRLRRLLLSCAIDLDVLDALVLFDSPFHIITPLLKFLDNNVLQIPDSSNMSTAQKYLNETNQPEFMMDVDGVNDDSSNTQDNFSDICATLNFVQFSYKRYNIIMNDDKLVQSIPNILSLLRNSKIIYDTKSQSGSTLKEVSVSDDIIDKWISSMFDPTNSEGISDDLIKMTNIYQYSQLVPRIVHEAILCTHNGWLTEDALASGLEYLQQNFLIGWLPYVIDDICDTTSDKDGKDTILLGTVLRQLLNVESTNSEEIHITIKLVKTIVNDKVWGRFEALRDLFTQPEVPLTNNEYFLNLTRYVETYDDLDTVQCVFDLPVVWNRLLKTSLATDVLFKELCSLTARRASNTEIDYDLIAILLTTFSKWIVGEKISTTWPAVLSKLNDPSISPSDVFTPILQKRSREVIVRSYNNSSNSNSAVKANTTESGFFGFIQDPNINAMEVDIKEENENHIIDPYGENLVVLAYENKGNKITDVFLRKIMQQLK, encoded by the coding sequence ATGACCACCGATGGAAATTTGCGACAGCTCGAATCCACACTGACCTTGGAGAAGTTACTTCAAGTTTCAATACGAAGGAACTATTCGCCAGCCGTATTCTACAAGTTGTATAAGGATTTTGGGCATAAACAGGAGTATACAAGAGGAGAAAAGCTGGATCCCACACCTCTTTACAGAGGTTGTGACAAACATTATTTGCAAAGGGAGTATATTTATGAGATTTTGGTTGGTTCGGATTTACAAAATACGCATGAGGAACTAATAAATTATTTTGTCAACATATCTAAAGGACTTCCTATTAATGACCAAGTTTGTTTACTGTTgttcatcaatcaatttccTGAAAAGTTTTGTTGGAATCTCTACGGCAGGTCCAAACTTGTATTAAATGCCTTATCCCAATATGGTTACCATCTGATGAAGAACTTTAATCCAAATGATGCCGAAAATGTAAAGCTAATTAATTGTTTTGTTAAACTTATTACTTATCTAGTGGTGAACTATGAGGaaagaaatttggaaaaggaatttgataaatttatATCTGTTTTATTAGAATGGCTCAGGTCCAATTCATTAAATTCTTTACAAACTTTGAGAGAAGGCATTGAAACATACAATCAATCTGCATTAAACCTTGCGTTTCCGTTGAAGGCAAATGGCGAGACACTGAAGCCAAGCAAAAGTGGTAATAGTTTGGTCAGGATCAATGAGAGGGAAACTACTAGATTGCtaaagctgaaaaaaatcatctgGCTTTCGCAGGCGATTACTGTTGAATTTACAAGATTAGACGAGAACTTCGTTAACAATTTCAAGCAGCTTCTCAGCTTGTCGGGGATGCCAACTTTAGATGTTATACCCACTCTTATCACAGAACTTTTTTCAGGCGTTTTTGATGGTTTTCAATTATCCAGCGCAAAAACACGCCATATCTGGAGGACATACATTGTTTTCAAGATCccattttttcttaaaaatGTTCTTAAAATTGGTCAAGGtgttttggaaaaacaaCTATCCCTCTTGTTTTCTGATCACAGTGGATTCGTTCTGAAGTTCAATGATATGCTGCTGCAACTTGAAGAGTCATTGACACAATTAGGTCTTTTGAAGAGAAACGTTTTACGATTGAACCGCACCTCCAGAATTGAAAGTGAAACTACAATGTCAGCAACAGATTTAAATCATAGTTTTACGCAAAAATTTATGGAGTGTAATCCtgaatttgtttctatGAAGGAGGCCGGAATTAAAGAGttcattttggaaatttcaagCTCAATTCAAATGGTCCATAAATTCTGTGAGCTAGTGTTAGAATCCATGAACACATTTATAATGACAGGAGATACATTAAGATTAAGGAGACTTCTTCTATCTTGTGCTATtgatttggatgttttAGATGCATTGGTGCTTTTCGATTCACCATTCCATATTATCACACCCCTACTGAAATTTCTAGATAACAATGTCCTCCAAATCCCTGATTCATCAAATATGAGTACTGCACAGAAGTATTTAAATGAGACTAATCAACCCGAGTTTATGATGGATGTTGATGGAGTTAACGACGATTCTTCCAATACTCAAGATAATTTCAGTGATATTTGTGcaactttgaattttgttcAGTTTTCATACAAAAGGTATAACATTATAATGAATGACGATAAATTAGTCCAGTCAATACCCAATATCTTGTCGCTGTTAAGGAACTCTAAGATTATATACGATACCAAATCTCAATCAGGCAGCACACTAAAGGAAGTTTCAGTTTCTGATGATATTATAGACAAATGGATCTCTTCGATGTTCGATCCGACTAATTCCGAAGGGATCTCTGACGATCTTATTAAGATGACCAATATCTATCAATATTCACAATTGGTACCTAGAATTGTTCACGAAGCAATTTTATGCACTCACAATGGCTGGCTAACAGAGGATGCCCTGGCAAGCGGGTTGGAATATTTACAGCAAAACTTCTTAATTGGTTGGTTACCATATGtaattgatgatatctGTGATACTACCTCGGATAAGGACGGAAAAGACACTATTTTGTTAGGCACGGTGCTTAGACAATTGCTGAATGTTGAGAGTACTAATTCTGAGGAGATACACataacaataaaattgGTGAAAACTATTGTTAACGATAAAGTTTGGGGTAGATTCGAGGCATTGAGAGATTTATTCACACAACCGGAAGTCCCCCTGACTAATAACGAATACTTCCTTAATTTAACAAGATATGTCGAGACATACGATGACCTTGATACTGTCCAATGTGTGTTTGACCTGCCAGTAGTATGGAACAGATTGCTGAAAACTAGTCTTGCCACTGATGTACTTTTCAAAGAGTTATGCAGTTTGACCGCTCGAAGAGCGTCTAACACAGAAATCGATTATGATTTAATTGCAATACTCTTAACCACTTTTTCCAAATGGATTGTAGGTGAAAAGATATCAACCACATGGCCAGCTgtattatcaaaactaAATGACCCGTCTATTTCACCTTCGGATGTGTTTACGCCTATTTTGCAGAAAAGGTCTCGAGAGGTAATTGTAAGAAGCTACAACAACAGTTCCAACTCAAATTCAGCGGTCAAAGCAAACACCACAGAGTCTGgattttttggttttattCAAGATCCAAATATCAATGCAATGGAAGTCGACATcaaggaagaaaatgagaatcACATCATAGACCCATACGGAGAAAACCTTGTCGTGCTTGCTTACGAGAATAAGGGAAACAAAATAACTGATGTGTTCTTGCGTAAAATTATGCAACAAC
- a CDS encoding uncharacterized protein (PKUD0A09335): protein MILNGLGIRRLVKQSMVSNSFVFRTNLVKSKMFNIRYPTRSVKAFTGPKVLASVSLRTFHTTSSRNAEFWKVGTNIKIFRGMLKESGSSQWKYRVVLFLCIFTIMNFLFNVMLTILTNIYLERIQATSWKFGFSVNTDFKTGLVDEYIKLDETAANRDYYKCIKALAKDNGIIYNIDDQVDDIQKILLGTEELGKWYNQKNINYISVYCDLLLRYALTSEEKNFQEVDTVINKAFELISFYENKAGERIGTYSLKNKALRIQADLLSARGRPFQEVEKKYYDSIRLVIENEYKSEHLDSTDIAIVPADELSSNNLTNTLLDLCAFYTSTREDKYIQKALSILLSELRSLETEFLNLDSQFNSNAIFNRKTKNLSTESEKRLMELRFEKIPLINLQISEMLWYQKRYEKAIQFAKESAQVSSMYANLNFNSAKIAKMGFANLSTMFQHLGDKEGSELCIKRADEISIPMEAFARMSGTVRDVVLEYWFGSWGKFLFPG from the coding sequence ATGATACTGAATGGATTAGGCATCCGCCGGCTTGTCAAACAGTCCATGGTCTCTAATTCTTTTGTGTTCAGGACAAATCTGGTAAAGAGTAAAATGTTCAATATACGATATCCAACCAGAAGCGTTAAGGCTTTCACCGGACCTAAAGTCTTAGCCTCAGTATCCCTTAGGACTTTTCATACCACATCTTCTAGAAATGCTGAGTTTTGGAAGGTTGGAACgaatatcaaaattttcagaGGAATGTTAAAGGAATCAGGCAGTTCACAATGGAAGTATAGAGTCgtgttgtttctttgtatATTCACAATTatgaatttcttgtttaATGTGATGCTGACTATTTTAACAAATATATATTTGGAAAGAATTCAAGCTACTAGTTGGAAATTTGGGTTTTCTGTTAATACGGATTTCAAGACAGGGCTTGTGGATGAATACATAAAACTCGATGAAACTGCTGCAAATAGAGATTACTACAAGTGTATTAAAGCTTTGGCCAAGGACAATGGAATTATTTACAATATTGACGATCAAGTTGACGATATCCAAAAGATCCTTCTAGGTACTGAGGAATTAGGCAAATGGtataatcaaaaaaatatcaattaTATTTCTGTATACTGTGATTTGTTACTCAGATATGCACTAACAAgcgaagaaaaaaactttcAGGAGGTTGACACCGTAATTAACAAGGCGTTTGAGCTAATCTCATTTTATGAGAATAAAGCCGGAGAGAGAATAGGAACTTAtagtttgaaaaacaaagcttTAAGGATTCAGGCCGATCTTTTGAGCGCCAGAGGACGGCCATTTCAAGAAGTCGAGAAGAAATATTACGATTCCATTCGTTtggttattgaaaatgaatataAAAGTGAACACTTGGATTCCACCGATATTGCTATCGTGCCAGCTGATGAACTCTCGTCCAATAACCTGACTAATACCTTGTTAGATCTTTGTGCATTCTATACATCAACAAGAGAGGATAAATATATCCAAAAGGCTTTGTCAATTCTTTTATCGGAGCTTAGATCTTTGGAAACCGAGTTTTTGAACCTTGATTCACAATTCAACTCaaatgctattttcaaCAGAAAGACCAAGAATTTATCCACTGAAAGTGAGAAAAGGCTAATGGAGTtaagatttgaaaaaatccCTCTTATCAACTTACAAATAAGTGAAATGCTGTGGTACCAGAAGAGGTACGAGAAGGCAATACAGTTTGCAAAAGAGTCTGCACAAGTTTCTAGCATGTATGCTAATTTGAACTTCAATTCTGCCAAGATTGCGAAGATGGGATTTGCGAATCTCTCTACAATGTTCCAACATTTAGGTGACAAAGAGGGCTCAGAGCTTTGTATTAAACGTGCTGACGAAATTTCAATTCCTATGGAGGCCTTTGCAAGGATGTCTGGAACTGTCCGTGATGTCGTCTTGGAATACTGGTTTGGTTCCTGGGGTAAATTTTTATTCCCCGGCTGA
- a CDS encoding uncharacterized protein (PKUD0A09350; similar to Saccharomyces cerevisiae YGL156W (AMS1); ancestral locus Anc_2.311) gives MSHPHTHSVLNDSNYPQVIPHPQFKAVDSIYENRLRQFTDTGGQYSNLNLPKFYNRKRLRLGGSQTGITLRQWDAPGLTKPLFKDVMEKRDEFRSIDVDKPIVFGPKWSSHWFEVLIRLDKNWFDAVSIDKRECLTFLWDAGCEALLFGIDGCPLQGLTGDGERTECELPLDWFKESKGSDVMTCKFYIECCCNSIFGGGGDNYDLRVCELAQYNAQAKALFYDFWVLSDAARENGPPQKHKAREICNRIMDTFDSKDAKSIDKCRRIAAEFLGTDVDSEKVFEKSKLNKFNAVYAIGNCHIDTAWLWDFATSKTKIARSWSTQLRLIEKYPEYVFVASAAQHFKWLIEYYPELYEKVKEAATNGRFIPLGGSWVENDTNLPSGEGLVRQFLLGQRYFQHLFGSKSNIFWLPDSFGYSSQIPQICRLCEIPKFLTQKLSWNNINTFPQNSFNWVGIDNSQVMVHMPPDNTYTADANYGDVKRSVHNHKNLYNDQKGMLLYGKGDGGGGPTPAMVEKLRRCRGFADNAGGEFPQVTIGPTVTDFFNDLSNDTENGKKLPSWRGELYLEYHRGTYTTQAKVKNYMRTVELLMHNVELFASFASVVHKDYKYPLSQIERLWQNICLCQFHDVLPGSCINKVYGEDVWPMLAKVQENEEKLLAEALSQFGISTFKDEAHKHLIRLSSLPWKKSSIELVNNLPNFLISRAQKVAENDYLIQFYGSTLMKPLSTRIKYPSIIYKCEDGLYCMENSKLKALIDSDGLIVKLYDLVNERQLINNTIMKGGNQYVMFSDTPLNFPAWDTELYSLNKFRYIKKSTKCKIKLSGPLVSSLEIEHRLSENSKIRTVISLSGINDLSEASMVKFKCDVKWNEDYEFLKVQFPVNISADFASYETQFGITKRPTHFNTSWDVAKFECCMHKFVDFSDYNYGVSIINNNKYGGSVHGNIMTLSLLRAPKYPDEKADIGHHLFEYAILPHSGPLSATTVRAGWEFNERMPSELFASAEKKNELFALDSLVTISGDEGIILSNVKRGEDDDDVNYKDGLISSLPKKYVGSQTLVLRVYESLGGTSKATITIGTDVKKVVKTNLLEEEKEDVEMSSPGRFTFELRAFEIATFKVVLK, from the coding sequence ATGTCACACCCCCATACACATTCGGTGTTGAATGATTCAAACTACCCGCAGGTGATCCCTCATCCTCAATTCAAAGCTGTCGACTCAATCTACGAAAACCGGCTTCGCCAGTTTACCGATACTGGAGGACAGTATTCAAACCTAAACCTTCCAAAGTTTTACAATCGGAAGCGTTTAAGACTAGGAGGTTCACAAACTGGCATCACTTTAAGGCAATGGGATGCGCCTGGACTAACAAAACCTCTATTCAAAGATGTTATGGAGAAAAGGGATGAGTTTAGAAGcattgatgttgataaaCCCATTGTATTTGGTCCCAAATGGAGCAGCCATTGGTTTGAAGTTCTAATCAGGTTGGATAAAAATTGGTTTGATGCTGTGTCCATTGATAAGAGGGAATGTTTGACCTTTTTGTGGGATGCTGGTTGTGAAGCTTTGCTTTTCGGAATTGACGGATGTCCATTGCAGGGGCTAACTGGTGATGGCGAACGTACGGAATGCGAGTTACCACTGGATTGGTTCAAAGAATCCAAGGGCAGCGATGTTATGACATGCAAATTCTATATTGAATGCTGTTGTAACTCTATTTTCGGCGGCGGTGGGGACAACTACGATTTAAGAGTTTGTGAGCTGGCACAGTACAATGCCCAAGCCAAAGCTCTATTTTACGATTTTTGGGTTTTAAGTGACGCCGCTAGAGAAAATGGCCCACCACAGAAGCATAAGGCTAGAGAAATCTGTAACCGTATTATGGATACTTTTGATTCAAAAGACGCcaaatcaattgataaatGTAGAAGAATTGCAGCAGAGTTTTTAGGTACAGATGTTGATTCGGAGAAAGTCTTTGAGAAATCGAAGTTGAACAAGTTCAACGCGGTATACGCTATTGGTAACTGTCATATCGATACGGCCTGGCTATGGGATTTTGCCACGTCAAAAACCAAGATTGCAAGGAGTTGGTCAACCCAACTGAGattaattgaaaagtatCCCGAATATGTCTTTGTTGCATCTGCAGCTCAGCATTTCAAGTGGTTAATTGAGTACTATCCAGAGTTGTACGAAAAGGTAAAGGAGGCGGCAACTAATGGAAGGTTTATCCCATTGGGCGGTTCTTGGGTTGAAAACGATACCAACCTACCAAGTGGTGAAGGTCTAGTTAGACAGTTCTTATTGGGACAACGGTACTTTCAGCATTTGTTTGGTTCTAAATCAAATATATTCTGGTTGCCAGATTCGTTTGGTTACTCTTCACAAATTCCACAAATATGCAGGCTATGTGAAATCCCGAAGTTTTTAACCCAAAAACTCTCTTGGAATAATATCAACACATTCCCACAAAATTCATTCAATTGGGTGGGTATTGATAACTCACAAGTTATGGTTCACATGCCTCCGGATAACACATACACTGCAGACGCTAATTATGGTGATGTTAAAAGATCGGTTCATAACCATAAGAATCTATATAATGATCAAAAGGGAATGTTACTCTATGGTAAAGGtgatggtggtggtggCCCAACACCTGCAATGGTTGAAAAACTGAGAAGGTGTAGAGGTTTTGCTGACAATGCAGGTGGTGAATTTCCGCAGGTTACAATAGGGCCAACCGTTACTGATTTTTTTAACGATTTATCCAACGATACTGAGAATGGTAAGAAGTTACCATCGTGGAGAGGGGAGTTGTATCTAGAGTATCATAGAGGCACATATACAACACAAGCCAAAGTTAAAAATTATATGAGAACTGTCGAGTTGTTGATGCACAACGTGGAATTATTTGCTTCTTTTGCTTCAGTAGTCCACAAAGATTACAAATATCCGCTCTCACAAATCGAAAGGCTTTGGCAAAATATTTGCCTCTGTCAATTCCATGATGTCTTACCAGGATCGTGTATTAACAAAGTTTATGGGGAAGATGTCTGGCCTATGTTAGCTAAAgttcaagaaaatgaggaaaaactATTGGCAGAGGCGTTGAGTCAATTTGGCATCtcaactttcaaagatgaagCCCATAAACATCTCATTAGGTTGAGTTCCTTACCTTGGAAAAAGTCATCTATTGAACTGGTTAATAACTTACCAAATTTCCTTATATCGAGAGCACAAAAGGTTGCTGAAAATGATTACTTAATCCAATTTTATGGCAGCACCCTTATGAAGCCCCTCTCAACTAGAATTAAGTATCCGTCTATTATCTACAAATGTGAGGATGGATTATACTGTATGGAAAACTCAAAACTAAAGGCCTTGATCGATTCTGATGGCCTCATTGTGAAACTCTATGACTTGGTCAACGAAAGACAACTCATAAACAATACTATAATGAAAGGAGGAAACCAATACGTAATGTTTTCTGATACTCCACTAAACTTTCCTGCGTGGGATACAGAACTTTACTCTCTGAACAAGTTCAGGTAcatcaaaaaatcaaccaaGTGCAAAATCAAGTTGAGTGGACCACTTGTTAGTTCGCTTGAAATTGAGCATCGACTTTCTGAGAATAGTAAGATTAGAACAGTCATTTCTCTATCTGGTATCAATGACTTATCAGAGGCTTCTATGgttaaattcaaatgtgATGTCAAATGGAACGAAGACtatgaatttttgaagGTGCAATTTCCTGTCAATATATCAGCGGATTTTGCAAGTTATGAAACGCAGTTTGGTATTACAAAAAGACCAACACATTTCAACACTTCTTGGGATGTTGCAAAGTTTGAGTGCTGTATGCACAAATTTGTGGATTTTTCGGACTACAACTATGGTGTTTCGATtattaataataacaaGTACGGTGGTTCGGTACACGGAAATATAATGACTCTTTCATTGTTGAGAGCTCCAAAATATCCTGACGAAAAGGCGGATATTGGCCATCATTTGTTTGAATACGCTATTCTACCGCACAGTGGGCCTTTAAGTGCTACCACAGTGAGAGCTGGTTGGGAATTTAATGAGCGTATGCCTTCTGAATTATTTGCATCAGCcgaaaagaagaatgaGCTGTTTGCATTAGACAGTCTGGTAACTATTTCCGGTGATGAAGGtattattttatcaaatgttAAACGTGGagaggatgatgatgatgttaaCTATAAGGATGGCTTAATTAGCAGTCTTCCTAAGAAGTATGTTGGTTCTCAAACCTTAGTACTCAGGGTTTATGAGTCTTTGGGCGGTACCAGTAAGGCAACTATCACTATCGGGACTGACGTAAAGAAAGTTGTAAAGACCAACTTATTGgaggaggagaaggaaGATGTAGAAATGAGTTCACCTGGTCGGTTCACATTTGAATTGAGAGCTTTTGAAATTGCTACATTCAAAGTTGTCTTGAAATAA
- a CDS encoding uncharacterized protein (PKUD0A09340; Pfam Domains: MFS_1(3.3e-30)): MHSEEEKASSTSYKGYSDPELTFSRENIGSEDVLSHIKSIDGGIVDVTGDVDEAMEYAIAAESEDIELSPEEARKLLWKIDLFVLPLICLVYAIQYMDKISTSNAAIMGIREYYHMHGNQYSWLGSAFYLGYLIFEFPMNLALQRFPVSKFVSTAIILWGMVICLHSVPKRYAGIVTLRTVLGVLESAVTPAMVLITGQWYKAEEQFFRTALWFSFNGLGVILANSIAYGMAIRPDAYTMAPWKVMFIVIGCMTIAVGFAFLLHIPDLPVKAWFLNEKERKQVVLRIKSNQQGFGNKHFKFHQFKEAILDINTWFFFFFSIAYQIPNGSLTNFVGIIFTETFRYTETKSLLMNMIAGAIGFVGVIGFAYTHHWIPHKLGIATVVVLISFAFSCVLAFATESPKARLAGYFIYNICPIGMICCLACFSANVAGHTKKITVNAIYLVGYSTGNLIGPQTFIDSQAPAYKGGQIAIVVTMAVSAILISCIYFNYWSENRRRDKLMAEGKLEIPHIDNVEFADLTDKENVLFRYTL; this comes from the coding sequence ATGCATTCCgaggaagaaaaagcaAGTAGTACCTCCTATAAGGGCTACAGTGATCCCGAGCTAACCTTTTCTAGGGAGAATATAGGTTCAGAAGACGTGTTGTCGCACATAAAATCAATCGATGGTGGTATTGTAGATGTGACGGGTGATGTGGATGAGGCAATGGAATATGCCATTGCTGCAGAAAGTGAAGACATTGAACTGTCACCAGAAGAAGCAAGAAAACTGTTATGGAAAATCGATCTATTTGTGTTACCTTTGATCTGTTTGGTTTATGCCATCCAGTATATGGATAAAATTTCTACTTCTAACGCTGCTATTATGGGCATCCGTGAATACTACCACATGCATGGTAATCAATATTCCTGGCTTGGTTCCGCATTCTACTTGGGTTACTtaatatttgaatttccaATGAACCTGGCTTTACAAAGATTTCCTGTTTCCAAGTTTGTTTCTACTGCCATCATCTTATGGGGGATGGTCATCTGCCTACACTCAGTTCCGAAAAGATATGCCGGTATTGTTACCTTAAGAACTGTTTTAGGTGTATTGGAATCAGCCGTTACACCAGCAATGGTTCTTATTACTGGTCAATGGTACAAGGCAGAGGAACAGTTTTTTAGAACTGCGCTTTGgttttccttcaatggTTTGGGTGTTATACTTGCAAATAGTATTGCATATGGTATGGCGATTAGGCCAGACGCGTACACTATGGCTCCATGGAAGGTAATGTTCATTGTTATAGGATGCATGACCATTGCTGTGGGTTTTGCATTTCTTCTCCATATTCCAGACTTGCCCGTCAAAGCATGGtttttaaatgaaaaagaacGAAAACAAGTCGTTCTAAGAATTAAAAGTAACCAACAGGGTTTTGGTAATAAACATTTCAAGTTCCACCAATTTAAAGAAGCAATACTAGACATTAACacttggttttttttctttttctctattgCCTATCAAATCCCGAACGGTTCCTTAACAAATTTTGttggtattatttttaCGGAAACCTTTCGTTACACCGAAACAAAATCTTTGCTTATGAACATGATTGCTGGTGCAATTGGATTTGTAGGTGTGATCGGGTTTGCATATACCCACCATTGGATTCCTCACAAATTAGGCATTGCAACAGTCGTTGTTCTTATAAGTTTTGCGTTCTCCTGCGTTCTTGCATTTGCCACAGAATCTCCCAAAGCCAGGCTTGCCGGTTATTTCATTTATAACATCTGTCCGATTGGAATGATCTGTTGTTTAGCATGCTTCAGTGCAAATGTTGCTGGTcacacaaaaaaaattacagTCAATGCCATTTATTTGGTTGGTTATTCAACGGGTAATTTGATTGGTCCCCAGACGTTTATTGACAGCCAAGCACCTGCATATAAGGGTGGGCAGATTGCTATTGTCGTAACTATGGCTGTTTCTGCTATTTTGATTTCGTGTATCTACTTCAATTACTGGTCTGAGAATAGGAGGAGAGACAAATTAATGGCAGAAGGTAAATTGGAAATTCCACATATTGATAACGTGGAGTTTGCAGATTTAACCGATAAAGAGAATGTTTTATTCAGATACACTCTTTGA